The sequence GTTAAGAAAGCAGAACTTAAAAGCAAGAAACACCTCACTGGGTTAGAGTTATGGAAAGAAGAGAAAGCAAGAGAAGACAACAGAGagtaagaagaagaaggtgaagaCTCAAGTGAAAGAAGAAGCGGAAACTAAGACTTCGTCTTCCTCGGAGGCTGAGGTGGAAGGTAAAGCAGGGGAAGTTAAAGAAGAAGAACCGGAGGCCGACGAGGACGGAACGAAAGAAGAAGATGCTAAGGAAGAGAGTCCTGCTGGTGATGCAGTTGCTAAGACTATTGTGATTGAACATTGGtgagtttttctaatttttttaggttttgtttggtttgtgaGAAAGTAGAGGAAAACACTAAACTGGCGAAAAAGtgaatattcttttatttaattaagcgAGTGTTTTCTTAcctaatttcttaaaaaattatgtgagtgtttttttggtttttagagaaataatagtggagttagggttttaggtacttggtttctgttttattttcttcttggttgctgagaaaatgaaagaaggTAGAGGAAACTGAGTTGAGGGTTCAAGCCCtgggttgttgttgttttttttttgttcgtgtttgtaattaatttaaaagtgtGAACTGTAAATTAGGcttagaaaagtgtttttttcagTCTTGAGAGGattggggatttttttttctagggttagttGAATTTGTGATTGAGTATTTTACTCTAATCAATTTTGACTCTCTTTCCCTGATTGTGTTTGGTTTCAAAGAAAATAGAGGTGTAATGAAAAAGGGTTGACAGTGTAGTTTTTCAATAAACTTGGGGGTGGGTTTATTTTGAGTAAGCGAAATTagataaataactttttgtttttgtttttgttttcgtttTGGTCAATTTTGATGTCTTACTtcaatttttcttgtctttttgggGTTTGGAGAAATAAGTAATAGTATTATTGTTTATAATTAGAAAGTCTGTTTGGCTGCCCAGAAATTGGTTGAAAGGAAAGGATTAAACAGTAAGTGTCCCATCCCAGGAAATTAATTGGAAATGCTGCTTTGTTTTTTACGATTAATCTGGTTGTTTTCTAGGGAAAATGGAGTTGTACTCTTAAGATTTTAGATTCTGGTTCTTGCTGTGCTTGATAGCGAATATAGAAGCATTGTTTGTATCTAATCGGAATATACTTTTTATTGATGACTATACTAGAAAAACATGGGTATACATCTTAAATGAAAAGTCTaacttaattaattgttttgagAAGTTTAAAGTgttacttgaaaagaaaagttattattcaataaaatcacTGAGGATAGATGGGGTGAATTTCTTTCTAATGAGTTTAATGAGTTTTGTGCAGATCATGGTATAAAAAGACTTCTAATAGTATCTAAATCATCATAATAAAATGACGTGGTAGAGAAAACAAATAGAAGTATCCTCAACTTAACAAGAAACATGCTCAAAACCAAGAAGACGCCAAAAAAGTTTTGAGCTGAAGCTGTAAATTGTGCTATTTACTTGTAAAATAGATTTCTTACGAAAGGCTTAAATTGCATGACTTCACACTAAGCATGGAAAGGAAGAAAGTCAAGTTTTAGTTACTTGAAAGTGTTTGAAAGCATTAGCTATATGCATGTAGATAATcaaacaaggaaaaaattagATGGCAAGAGAAAAGATATCTTTGTGGGATATGATCATAAATCCAAAGAATACAAgttttataactttaataaaaaaaaaatatgaatgataAGTAGAGATGTCGaatttgatgaagaagaagcaTGTGATTGTAAACAATTTCTGATTACCACTTCTGGTCAACAACTCTAGAGTAACTGAAAATCATCAGTAGCCCAATTCTAGAAGAACAAATCAAAGAGAGGATAGGAAAGGGCTGCCTAACACCTTACATACtccaaagatcaaaattgacTGATGACTGCAATACCCAGAGGTAATTTCTCTTTTTACTAACGAAACCTATTAAATATGACAACTTTTTCTATTTAAGAATTTTAGGAAACACTACTTCACCTTAATTTGCTGAAATGATCCTTTTCAATTTACCTGTTTTGGTGTGTGATTTTAGTAGTGCTAAAATTTGCTTTTGCTAACCGTGAATTCCTAATCCGAAGTACATTGGTTCTTACACAGCCTCAAGATGAATGCCTACACACCGGATCTCATTGCAGCATCAGACTGCATGCTCGGTCAGAATGATATTTTTGGTAgctgaactaaattaaatggtTTGAAACAGAAACTTAATGCGATTTCCATTTCTTCAGGGAAAATTGGATATGGCACTGTCAGTGAAGCCCTGGCATTCAAGCTACCATTTGTCTTTGTGCGAAGAGATTATTTCAATGAAGAACCCTTTTTGAGAAATATGCTCGAGGTGCAATAATTGTTTCCAAGTGTCATCataatcttttgttttcttcctttcttcctcttcttcttattcttcagTTCTCTCTGTGATCTTTTCTTGTAGCTCCTTTCACATCGTTTTGATACTAGCGAAATATGATGTCTTGAACCAGTGTTACCAGTGTGGTGTTGAGATGATTAGGAGAGCTTTACTCACTGGTCACTGGAAACCTTATCTTGAACGTGCAATTAGTTTGAAACCATGCTACGAGGGAGGCATTAATGGAGGCGAGGTACTAACTTCCTGTCCTGATTTCTGTGATTTTCTTGACATGTTGTTTCTCAACACTGATAAACTGCTTTTGGATATTTTGAATTGTAGGTGGCAGCTCACATTTTGCAGGAGATAGCTTTTGGTAAAGACTATGCTTCAGATAAGGTAAGCAAAGTTTTGATATCTAGTTTTACGAGGGGTGTAATCAGTAATGTACGTCTTTTGCATCAAAATCGTTGAGGACAAAGAGGTCTTCAAGGATTGCTGAAAATTTATTCTTTGATGAGACACTgaattctttattcttttaaaaaaaatttgcagcTCTTTCCAGATGCACTAATGATTTTGAGATTCTACGTGGAGATCTTCAAGGTCTTCCAGATACAAAGAGTTTCTCAAAGAGGTTGGCAGAGCTAGATACTGCACATGACTCTGAGAAGAGTTTCTCAAAGAGTTTGGCAGAGAACAGTCatagctggttgttttttttcctttagtacGAACGAGAACAGTCATTTGAATTCTCATATGACATGGTATTTGAAACCTTTATGTTCGGCATTGAAATGACATGTTTTATACCTCAAAAGGATGAAGATCTGTACCTTCTCCTCACCCCACCCGCGAGCTGCTTTCCCATAGTCCCAATAACCGACCATCATTCTAATAGTGGCGAGCTTTCAGTTTTACAAAGACCACTCTGCCTGCAATTTAAAGTCCCAGATTATtcaatcattatatttttgtgtTCATTGGATAATTGATTCCTGCTGTGATTAAAGTTGACTGGTAACATCAATTTCAGTTGTTACTTACTATAGGTTCCTGGCATTCCAATACATGCAATAATGTAGGAGTTTGGCTGGACCTAATATGCACAGCAGAATGCTCAGAACCAATTAATGGCCTGCAAATCACTTTGTAAAATGACAGCATTATTAATTTGCTCACACATTGCATGAAAGTAAATGGCCACAATATCGCAGTTTGAAAAATGAAGCGGTGCACAAATCGCTACCGCAGTGATGATACATTTTGAATGTGGGTTTTGCAGTAAGAAAATTGATATCTGGTTGAATAATAAGGCTGAAGTTGTCATTCAAATTAAGAAATTCTAGTAAATGATACGTTGTTTGAGAAACCTTTTTGAACAAACTGTAGGCTGGAGATGTTTGCAGTTGCATCTGATTCCATCCGTGTTCCCCTTCTCTTAGTTTACCTGGTTGTTGCACTTGCACAAGATTCTTGCTTAAACTACTGTATGTCCCGAAATAATGTATAAATTGAATGGATTAAGGTGGCCATTGTTCTTGATACCTTCCGTAAGCAATCTTAATGACACTAAGGGGGGTAAAGAATTCCtatccaaattttattttttttcaaaaaataaagatttacgAAGTCACATGATAGCTTGCTCTTgtaaatatttgaatatttcttcTGAGAACTCGAAAGGAAAGAATAAAGGGCATTTCTTGGGGAAGACAATTATCCCAAAAACCATCATGAAAGCAAAGCTCTTTTGCTTCGGTGCATGAAAATAATAGATTCCATGACCTTTTCCAATGCACTATATATACATCAAGTAACAGATCATATGAAGCATCATCAATCATAAGCTCCCCTTTGCATCCCTTTTTTCATTTCTCCTCGTTTCTCAGCCAATCCACTACTCCCTATATTGCACATTTCCAAATATAGAATccttttatatcaattttatcctcTCTCAACCATTCCTTAGTTCTGAATAATATGGCTGATGCTCTTGTTTCCATAGTCTTGGAGCAACTGAGCTCAATCGTTTTTCAGGAGGTGGGACAAGAAGTGAGGCTCGTTGTTGGTGTCGATAATGAGGTTGAAAAGCTTGCCAGCAATTTCCGGGCCATCCAAGCTGTGTTTGCAGATGCAGAGGAAAGGCAGTTGAAGGATCAGTTGGTCAAGCATTGGTTAGATCAGCTCAAAGATGTATCGTATGACATGGATGACGTTTTGGATGAGTGGGGCACATCAATTGCAAAatcaaaaatgaaagtaaatGAGCATCCCCGCAAGACTGCTAAAAAGGTATGCTCCTTCGTGATCTTCTCTTGCTTTCGTTTTAGAGAAGTTGGTTTGCGTCGTGACATTGCTCATAAGATAAGAGGATTGAATGAAAGAATAGATAAAATTGTGGTTGAGAAAGATAGTTTCCACTTCAAATTATTTGAGGTGGGAATTAAACAGTTTGAACATCAAAAAACCACTTCTGTTATAGATGCAACAGAAGTTAAAGGTAGAGAAAAGGATAAAGATGGGGTGATGGAAATGTTGTTGAGTGAGAGGAGTCAAGGACCAGCCCTCCGTACAATCTCTCTAGTAGGGATGGGAGGGATAGGAAAGACAACCCTTGCTAAGCTAGTTTATAATGATCGTAAGGTGGAGACCCATTTTGATAAGAGAATATGGGTTTGTGTATCAGATCCTTTTAATGAGATAACGATTGCCAAGGCAATCCTTGAAGCTCTTAAGGGTTCTGCCTTAGATTTAAATGAATTGCAGACTTTACTAGAAAGCATAAGATCATTGATTGGGGGAAAGAAATTCTTGCTTGTCCTAGATGATGTGTGGAATGAAGATTCCACAAAGTGGGAGCAACTGAAAGACTCCCTCAAGTGTGGTTTGCCTGGAAGTAGGATTTTGGTGACCACACGAAAGAAGAATGTCACGAGTAGCATGGGCTCCTCACCCATTGATATTTTAGAACTAGGACTTCTCTCTACGGAGGAATGTTGGTCATTGTTCAGTCAGTTCGCATGTTTGGAAAAGACCAGTAAAGAGTATGATAATTTAGAGGATATTGGTAGACAAATTGCAGCAAAGTGTAAAGGCTTGCCTCTTGCTGCAAAGAGTCTAGGAAGCCTTTTGCGCTTTAAAAGTAGAATAGAAGAG is a genomic window of Populus alba chromosome 18, ASM523922v2, whole genome shotgun sequence containing:
- the LOC118059485 gene encoding L-arabinokinase-like, which codes for MIRRALLTGHWKPYLERAISLKPCYEGGINGGEVAAHILQEIAFGKDYASDKLFPDALMILRFYVEIFKVFQIQRVSQRGWQS